A single Cryptococcus deuterogattii R265 chromosome 2, complete sequence DNA region contains:
- a CDS encoding chitin deacetylase 2 gives MIPSTAAAFLTLTAGTAFAHIGCGGQEIGRRNVGGPMLHSRAVTDEASAAVSTDVSTECTAYGYAPVTQIASSFPAIWQTASILSTDSEAQQLFASINATVNSKLPNDVPHGTPTGNWTGVSYSSSDPDCWWTHNKCTTPSSDTGLKADITTVPEPMTWGLGFDDGPNCSHNALYDLLLENNQKATMFYIGSNVMDWPLQAMRAHDEGHEICVHTWSHQYMTALSNEVVFAELYYTQKAIKAVLGVTPLCWRPPYGDVDNRVRMIAAALNLSTIVWSDDTNDWEAGTNGVTQQDVTNNYQSVIDKAGNGTYTTHGPVVLNHELTNYTMSVFVSMFPKIKSAFSYIVPICTAYNITQPYAESNVTCPNFETYISGVTNISTSTTQKDGSSSTNTSYTASGSTSPSASSTGKSDDSSSSGSASSSTAANSASSAKSGALGMYDGLSGMGLILGGVVAGVMLL, from the exons ATGATTCCTTCCACCGCTGCTGCCTTCCTTACCCTGACAGCCGGGACCGCCTTCGCCCATATCGGATGTGGTGGCCAGGAGATTGGTCGACGAAACGTTGGTGGTCCCATGTTGCACAGTCGAGCTGTCACCGATGAAGCTAGTGCCGCTGTTAGTACAG ACGTCTCTACCGAATGTACAGCCTACGGTTATGCCCCCGTGACCCAGATTgcatcctctttccctgCTATTTGGCAGACtgcttccatcctttccactGACTCAGAAGCCCAGCAACTTTTTGCGAGCATCAACGCCACTGTCAACTCCAAGCTTCCAAACGATGTTCCCCACGGTACCCCCACGGGCAACTGGACCGGTGTCAGCTACTCTAGCAGTGACCCAGACTGTTGGTGGACCCATAACAAATGCACCACCCCTTCCAGTGATACTGGTTTGAAAGCCGATATCACCACCGTACCCGAGCCGATGACTTGGGGTTTGGGTTTCGACGATGGACCTAATTGTAGTCACAACGCTTTGTACGATCTTCTTTTGGAAAACAACCAAAAGGCTACCAT GTTTTACATAGGATCCAACGTCATGGACTGGCCTCTCCAAGCTATGAGGGCTCACGACGAAGGGCATGAAATTTGTGTCCACACCTGGTCTCATCAATACATGACTGCTCTGAGTAATGAAGTCGTCTTCGCCGAATTGTATTACACCCAGAAAGCCATTAAGGCTGTCCTTGGAGTTACTCCGCTGTGCTG GCGACCTCCCTACGGCGATGTCGACAACAGAGTTCGTATGATTGCCGCGGCACTCAACTTGTCCACCATAGTCTGGTCAGATGACACCAATGACTGGGAGGCTGGAACTAATGGCGTCACCCAGCAAGACGTCACGAATAACTACCAGTCAGTCATCGACAAGGCTGGTAACGGTACTTACACTACCCACGGTCCCGTTGTCCTCAATCACGAGCTCA CCAATTACACCATGTCTGTTTTCGTGTCGATGTTCCCCAAGATCAAATCGGCTTTCAGCTATATTGTTCCCATTTGCACTGCATACAACATCACCCAACCATATGCCGAGAGTAATGTTACTTGTCCCAACTTTGAAACTTACATCTCTGGTGTAACAAACATTAGCACCTCTACCACtcagaaagatggaagcagCTCAACAAATACGAGCTATACTGCCTCCGGTAGTACCTCTCCCAGTGCCAGTTCCACTGGCAAGAGTGACGACTCAAGCAGCTCTGGTAGCGCAAGCAGCTCTACTGCCGCAAACAGTGCAAGCAGCGCAAAAAGTGGTGCTTTGGGTATGTACGATGGTTTGTCGGGGATGGGTCTTATTTTGGGCGGtgttgttgctggtgtGATGTTGCTGTGA
- a CDS encoding agmatinase, producing MYNRFGVSVLLMAAASVVLAKSQEGGSYSQQLDPWNDEFANTPDLSFSGVASFAHLPHKRCLDVKDAAFDIALLGVPFDSAVSFRPGARFGPYALRSGSRRQRPDRGYSSRLDVNPYSGDLSILDCGDVPVTPFDPATAIKQINSAYRSLLHHPVVSPEKMQTLNMQRGLDGNMHPRIISLGGDHTIVLPILDAVHEVYGPVSVIHFDAHVDTWNPHRYVGSVSVQADVNHGTFFWHAYEKGFIKPNSSIHAGIRTRFGGPQDLEDDVTAGFDLIHTFDLDDFGVDWISEKIKTRIGSGPVVISLDVDVMDPAFVPATGTPESGGWTARELRRILHSLCGLNIVALDIVELSPAYDTNAEISAIAAADMVYDFLSILALGVEHRKDAVSGTSTLKDEL from the exons ATGTACAACCGGTTCGGCGTTTCCGTTCTTCTTATGGCAGCTGCATCAGTTGTACTAGCCAAGAGTCAAGAAGGCGGCAGTTATAGCCAACAGCTCGACCCTTGGAACGACGAATTTGCGAACACTCCAGATTTGAGTTTCAGTGGAGTAGCAAGCTttgcccatcttccacatAAAAGATGCTTGGACGTCAAGGATGCAGCCTTTGATATTGCTTTATTGGGGGTGCCTTTTGACTCTGCTGTTTCGTTTCGGCCTG GCGCGAGGTTTGGACCATACGCTTTGAGAAGTG GCTCACGAAGGCAGCGACCTGATCGTGGCTACAGCAGCAGGTTAGATGTTAACCCATACTCAGGAGATCTCTCAATT CTTGATTGTGGAGACGTTCCTGTGACTCCATTCGATCCTGCAACCGCCATAAAGCAAATCAACTCAGCGTACCGATCGTTGCTCCATCATCCTGTCGTATCGCCAGAAAAGATGCAAACCCTTAATATGCAGAGAGGTCTCGATGGAAATATGCACCCCCGGATCATTAGTTTGGGCGGCGATCATACAATT GTTCTTCCTATCCTCGATGCTGTTCATGAAGTCTATGGACCAGTCTCCGTTATTCATTTTGATGCTCATGTCGACACATGGAACCCCCACAGATATGTTGGTAGTGTCTCGGTCCAGGCTGACGTTAACCACGGGACATTCTTTTGGCACGCGTACGAGAAAGGTTTCATAAAGCCTAATTCATCTATTCACGCTGGCATAAGGACCCGCTTTGGG GGGCCCCaagatttggaagatgatgtgaCTGCAGGATTTGACCTTATCCATACTTTTGATCTGGATGACTTTGGAGTCGACTGGATCTCAGAGAAGATTAAAACCAGAATTGGTAGCGGACCGGTCGTGATTAGTCTTGACGTCGATGTCATGGATCCTGCCTTTGTACCTGCTA CTGGCACCCCCGAGTCCGGTGGATGGACTGCTCGAGAGCTTCGCAGAATTCTTCATTCACTTTGTGGACTCAATATCGTAGCCTTAGACATTGTGGAACTTTCTCCTGCTTACGATACCAATG CCGAGATATCGGCCATTGCCGCAGCGGACATGGTGTACGATTTTTTGTCTATCCTCGCTCTTGGTGTAGAGCACCGCAAAGACGCCGTCAGTGGGACTAGCACATTGAAGGATGAGCTGTGA
- a CDS encoding L-mandelate dehydrogenase codes for MLARVLTRARPQRNLLAQRFSTTSGPRTTYTHRTTAILAGLASAGIAVAYQSWNPIRADELSNARAPGVSTVQPSGQKLVSFEEVQKHNKREDCWVIIDGKIYDVTDFLDNHPGGAEIIVANAGKDATKIFKPLHPPDALDMLEPSQHIGPVDPATMPEPEEEEPTEEDLRMEEARKTMPGVDGMLLVQDFEDWAEKVMSGTAWNYYKSAADREKTAAENEKAFERYFFRPRILRDATTGSTETEFMGMKTTMPVFISPAAMAKLGNPLGEVNLTRGAGACGIVQGISINASCSLDEIMNARKEGQPVMFQIYLNKDRAASVALLKKVTALGANAIIFTVDTAWRSKRTMDVRAKAHVAPPPSSTGQQKSASPLGVSQAISGYQDTNLTWKDIDFIRQHTNLPIIVKGVQSVEDVDLCAKAGVQGVILSNHGGRQCDYAPAPIDLLYELRCNRPDLFDKIEVMMDGGVRSGADVVKAIALGAKAVGIGRSFLYANGTHGEEGVVRLCQILSEEITNTMRNIGAPRLEDLKPEMVGPAGPWVGNNIPPYVKSQ; via the exons ATGCTTGCCCGTGTCCTTACCCGTGCTCGCCCCCAGCGAAACCTCCTCGCCCAACGCTTTTCCACAACTTCCGGCCCTCGCACGACATATACCCACAGGACAACAGCCATCCTCGCCGGTCTCGCATCAGCA GGTATCGCGGTTGCTTATCAGTCTTGGAACCCCATCAGAGCAGACGAGCTCTCAAATGCTCGAGCCCCCGGTGTGTCCACTGTACAGCCCAGTGGGCAGAAGCTGGTCAGCTTTGAGGAAGTGCAGAAACATAACAAGCGGGAGGACTGCTGGGTGATAATAGAT GGAAAGATCTATGATGTGACGGATTTCTTGGACAACCATCCCGGAGGAGCTGAAATCATCGTTGCCAACGCTGGAAAGGATGCTAC GAAAATTTTCaagcctcttcatccccctGACGCTCTGGACATGCTGGAGCCCTCACAACACATTGGCCCAGTGGACCCAGCAACGATGCCAgagccagaagaagaagagccgACAGAGGAGGACTTACGTATGGAAGAAGCTAGGAAAACCATGCCTGGGGTCGATGGAATGTTATTAGTGCAGGACTTTGAAGATTGGGCGGAAAAGGTGATGAGTGGTACAGCTTGGAATTATTACAAAAGTGCAGCTGATAGGGAGAAAA CTGCCGCCGAGAATGAAAAGGCCTTTGAACGTTACTTCTTCCGGCCCAGAATACTTCGAGACGCGACTACTGGTAGTACTGAGACGGAATTCATGGGTATGAAGACAACCATGCCTGTTTTCATTTCCCCTGCCGCCATGGCAAAACTCGGTAACCCCTTAGGAGAAGTCAACTTGACAAGAGGCGCAGGGGCATGTGGCATAGTCCAAGGA ATCTCCATCAACGCTTCCTGCTCTCTGGACGAGATCATGAATgccagaaaagaaggacaacCCGTGATGTTCCAGATCTATCTTAATAAAGATCGGGCAGCTTCTGTTGCCCTCCTCAAGAAAGTTACAGCACTTGGAGCCAACgcaatcatcttcacaGTTGATACGGCTTGGCGTAGTAAACGAACAATGGATGTTAGAGCCAAAGCACACGTAGCCCCACCGCCTAGCAGCACTGGTCAACAAAAGAGCGCTTCACCTTTAGGTGTCAGTCAGGCGATCTCGGGCTACCAAGATACAAACTTGACGTGGAAAGACATTGACTTTATTCGA CAACACACAAACCTACCTATTATCGTGAAGGGTGTTCAGTCTGTGGAGGATGTTGATCTATGCGCCAAAGCCGGTGTGCAAGGCGTGATCCTT TCTAATCACGGAGGAAGGCAATGTGACTA TGCCCCTGCACCTATAGATCTTCTTTATGAGTTACGCTGTAACCGACCGGACCTCTTTGACAAAATCGAAGTTATGATGGATGGCGGTGTTCGATCGGGTGCAGACGTCGTGAAAGCAATTGCTCTTGGTGCCAAGGCAGTTGGaattggaagaagcttttTGTACGCTAACGGCACACatggggaagagggtgtCGTCAGACTTTGTCAGA TCCTTTCCGAAGAGATCACAAATACAATGAGGAATATAGGTGCGCCACGACTGGAGGATCTCAAGCCAGAGATGGTGGGCCCTGCGGGACCGTGGGTAGGGAACAACATCCCTCCTTATGTTAAATCCCAGTAG